Proteins found in one Sorghum bicolor cultivar BTx623 chromosome 1, Sorghum_bicolor_NCBIv3, whole genome shotgun sequence genomic segment:
- the LOC8065628 gene encoding GDSL esterase/lipase At5g55050, whose amino-acid sequence MKKMVPPKRTAIWIGLLLCLSSLSDSVQGGRVPGLYVLGDSQLDVGNNNYLQTTIRANFPHNGVDYPGHLPTGRFSNGKNLADFIAGSLSVATPPAYRSIGNFTGNSSIFLNGVNFASGGAGVLKLTSKGLTISFDEQIKRDYSIVNAGLVQQLGKTQALAHAEGSIFAIGVGGNDIANRISLDDPADEQKLLTSSDSNQQFIDSLAHSLKRQLQRLYELGMRKLFFVGTGPLGCYPLLRQGSVTKECNAEANSLSMQYNTGVQKLLREMSTRQPDFRYSFLDQYAVLKKYINEPQANGFAEVEAACCALGDKDAMLICTPESQLCYSRTNHIFWDGAHLTEVTTQKLVAVAFNGSAPLVAPVNLRQLSAP is encoded by the exons ATGAAGAAAATGGTTCCTCCTAAGCGCACCGCGATCTGGATTGGCCTTCTTCTCTGCCTATCTTCCCTGTCCGATTCCGTGCAGGGTGGCAGGGTCCCGGGGCTGTACGTGCTCGGCGACTCACAGTTGGACGTCGGTAACAACAACTACTTGCAGACGACGATCAGGGCGAACTTCCCCCACAACGGCGTCGACTACCCGGGGCACCTGCCCACCGGCAGGTTCAGCAACGGCAAGAACTTGGCCGACTTCATCG CTGGAAGTCTCAGTGTCGCCACGCCTCCTGCATATcgctccatcggcaacttcacaGGAAATTCCTCGATATTTCTCAACGGCGTCAACTTTGCATCCGGGGGTGCAGGAGTCTTGAAACTTACAAGCAAG GGCCTCACCATCAGCTTCGACGAACAAATCAAGCGCGATTACTCCATCGTAAATGCAGGACTGGTGCAGCAGCTCGGCAAGACTCAGGCCTTGGCCCACGCGGAGGGATCgatcttcgccattggagtggGTGGCAACGACATAGCCAATCGCATCTCCTTAGACGACCCCGCTGATGAGCAGAAGCTCCTGACAAGCTCCGACTCCAATCAGCAGTTCATCGACTCATTGGCGCATTCCTTGAAACGCCAACTtcag AGGCTTTACGAGCTGGGAATGCGCAAGTTGTTCTTTGTGGGTACGGGGCCACTTGGGTGCTATCCGTTGCTGCGGCAGGGAAGTGTCACCAAGGAATGCAACGCGGAGGCCAACTCTTTGTCGATGCAGTACAACACCGGGGTTCAGAAACTCCTGCGCGAAATGAGCACGCGGCAACCGGACTTTCGGtactccttcctggaccaataCGCTGTGTTGAAGAAGTACATAAATGAACCACAAGCAAATG GCTTTGCTGAAGTGGAAGCGGCGTGCTGTGCTCTCGGGGACAAGGATGCCATGTTGATATGCACCCCGGAGAGCCAACTCTGCTACAGCAGGACGAACCACATCTTTTGGGACGGCGCACATCTCACGGAGGTCACCACGCAGAAGCTCGTCGCGGTCGCCTTCAACGGGTCTGCGCCGCTGGTTGCTCCAGTAAATTTGAGGCAGCTCAGCGCTCCATAG